A single region of the Serinus canaria isolate serCan28SL12 chromosome 1, serCan2020, whole genome shotgun sequence genome encodes:
- the RWDD2B gene encoding RWD domain-containing protein 2B isoform X1, which yields MNMTRGHLLPIGSRHDRQLPQPIRNPASPGRRDGCSAPAERVPVWEESGRGGRSAAVAPGGSCPSPARVAGRTAWWSMTSADGASRSGAVCSRGTAGSPSAQDALCGRRWFDDTPGATKMANQEAEIQISELDLLSSMFPYEEEFAVTDQLALAELKHHVENESAEVPSSKVQFILNIKTEVPNASTVEFSMACALPFKYPAVLPEITVRSSSVSRSQQILLNSDLKTYLMQNFSGEPCILSAREWVKDHAAAYIDKDLSSFSMAASDATKSEVTTFTRLWIYSHHIYNKQKRKSIIDWARELSLSGFCMPGKPGVVCVEGLQSSCEEFWSRIRRLTWKRILIRHREDVSLEGGGHAEIQKQRKFPTLEEKCFDAHGAQGNHMDLGQLYKFLEEKGCADMFQMYFGVEGHSRG from the exons ATGAACATGACCCGGGGCCACCTGCTTCCGATTGGCTCGCGCCATGACCGACAGCTGCCGCAGCCAATCAGGAACCCCGCGAGTCCAGGCCGAAGGGACGGCTGCAGCGCGCCAGCGGAGCGAGTCCCGGTCTGGGAGGAGAGTGGCCGCGGCGGTAGGAGCGCGGCGGTAGCCCCAGGGGGTTCCTGTCCCTCACCTGCCAGGGTGGCGGGACGAACAGCTTGGTGGAGCATGACTTCAGCAGACGGG GCGTCGCGGAGCGGAGCGGTGTGTTcgaggggcacagcagggtcccCAAGCGCTCAGGACGCCCTGTGTGGAAGGCGTTGGTTTGATGACACACCA GGAGCAACAAAAATGGCCAACCAAGAAGCAGAGATACAAATTTCAGAGTTAGATTTACTGTCTAGCATGTTTCCTTATGAAGAAGAGTTTGCTGTCACAGACCAACTGGCTCTTGCTGAACTGAAACACCATGTTGAAAATGAGTCTGCAGAGGTGCCATCTTCAAAAGTTCAGTTTATACTGAACATAAAGACTGAGGTGCCTAATGCCTCTACG GTGGAATTCTCTATGGCCTGTGCTTTACCATTTAAATATCCAGCTGTTCTCCCAGAAATTACTGTGAG gtcatCGTCAGTAAGCCGCTCTCAACAGATTCTCCTGAACTCTGATCTAAAAACATACTTGATGCAAAACTTCAGTGGCGAGCCCTGCATACTGAGTGCGAGAGAATGGGTTAAAGACCACGCAGCTGCTTACATTGATAAAGATCTTTCATCCTTCTCAATGGCAGCCTCAGATGCCACAAAGTCAGAAGTCACCACATTCACTCGATTGTGGATCTACAGTCATCACATTTAcaacaagcaaaaaagaaagagtatTATTGACTGGGCCAGGGAGCTCTCTCTATCAGGGTTTTGCATGCCAGGGAAACCAGGTGTTGTTTGTGTAGAAGGTTTACAAAGTAGTTGTGAAGAGTTCTGGTCAAG GATAAGAAGATTAACATGGAAAAGAATCCTTATTCGGCACAGAGAAGATGTTTCTTTGGAAGGTGGAGGACATGCTGAGATCCAGAAGCAACGAAAGTTCCCcactttggaagaaaaatgttttgatgcACATGGTGCCCAGGGAAATCATATGGACT
- the RWDD2B gene encoding RWD domain-containing protein 2B isoform X3, with the protein MNMTRGHLLPIGSRHDRQLPQPIRNPASPGRRDGCSAPAERVPVWEESGRGGRSAAVAPGGSCPSPARVAGRTAWWSMTSADGASRSGAVCSRGTAGSPSAQDALCGRRWFDDTPVEFSMACALPFKYPAVLPEITVRSSSVSRSQQILLNSDLKTYLMQNFSGEPCILSAREWVKDHAAAYIDKDLSSFSMAASDATKSEVTTFTRLWIYSHHIYNKQKRKSIIDWARELSLSGFCMPGKPGVVCVEGLQSSCEEFWSRIRRLTWKRILIRHREDVSLEGGGHAEIQKQRKFPTLEEKCFDAHGAQGNHMDLGQLYKFLEEKGCADMFQMYFGVEGHSRG; encoded by the exons ATGAACATGACCCGGGGCCACCTGCTTCCGATTGGCTCGCGCCATGACCGACAGCTGCCGCAGCCAATCAGGAACCCCGCGAGTCCAGGCCGAAGGGACGGCTGCAGCGCGCCAGCGGAGCGAGTCCCGGTCTGGGAGGAGAGTGGCCGCGGCGGTAGGAGCGCGGCGGTAGCCCCAGGGGGTTCCTGTCCCTCACCTGCCAGGGTGGCGGGACGAACAGCTTGGTGGAGCATGACTTCAGCAGACGGG GCGTCGCGGAGCGGAGCGGTGTGTTcgaggggcacagcagggtcccCAAGCGCTCAGGACGCCCTGTGTGGAAGGCGTTGGTTTGATGACACACCA GTGGAATTCTCTATGGCCTGTGCTTTACCATTTAAATATCCAGCTGTTCTCCCAGAAATTACTGTGAG gtcatCGTCAGTAAGCCGCTCTCAACAGATTCTCCTGAACTCTGATCTAAAAACATACTTGATGCAAAACTTCAGTGGCGAGCCCTGCATACTGAGTGCGAGAGAATGGGTTAAAGACCACGCAGCTGCTTACATTGATAAAGATCTTTCATCCTTCTCAATGGCAGCCTCAGATGCCACAAAGTCAGAAGTCACCACATTCACTCGATTGTGGATCTACAGTCATCACATTTAcaacaagcaaaaaagaaagagtatTATTGACTGGGCCAGGGAGCTCTCTCTATCAGGGTTTTGCATGCCAGGGAAACCAGGTGTTGTTTGTGTAGAAGGTTTACAAAGTAGTTGTGAAGAGTTCTGGTCAAG GATAAGAAGATTAACATGGAAAAGAATCCTTATTCGGCACAGAGAAGATGTTTCTTTGGAAGGTGGAGGACATGCTGAGATCCAGAAGCAACGAAAGTTCCCcactttggaagaaaaatgttttgatgcACATGGTGCCCAGGGAAATCATATGGACT
- the RWDD2B gene encoding RWD domain-containing protein 2B isoform X2 has protein sequence MTDSCRSQSGTPRVQAEGTAAARQRSESRSGRRVAAAASRSGAVCSRGTAGSPSAQDALCGRRWFDDTPGATKMANQEAEIQISELDLLSSMFPYEEEFAVTDQLALAELKHHVENESAEVPSSKVQFILNIKTEVPNASTVEFSMACALPFKYPAVLPEITVRSSSVSRSQQILLNSDLKTYLMQNFSGEPCILSAREWVKDHAAAYIDKDLSSFSMAASDATKSEVTTFTRLWIYSHHIYNKQKRKSIIDWARELSLSGFCMPGKPGVVCVEGLQSSCEEFWSRIRRLTWKRILIRHREDVSLEGGGHAEIQKQRKFPTLEEKCFDAHGAQGNHMDLGQLYKFLEEKGCADMFQMYFGVEGHSRG, from the exons ATGACCGACAGCTGCCGCAGCCAATCAGGAACCCCGCGAGTCCAGGCCGAAGGGACGGCTGCAGCGCGCCAGCGGAGCGAGTCCCGGTCTGGGAGGAGAGTGGCCGCGGCG GCGTCGCGGAGCGGAGCGGTGTGTTcgaggggcacagcagggtcccCAAGCGCTCAGGACGCCCTGTGTGGAAGGCGTTGGTTTGATGACACACCA GGAGCAACAAAAATGGCCAACCAAGAAGCAGAGATACAAATTTCAGAGTTAGATTTACTGTCTAGCATGTTTCCTTATGAAGAAGAGTTTGCTGTCACAGACCAACTGGCTCTTGCTGAACTGAAACACCATGTTGAAAATGAGTCTGCAGAGGTGCCATCTTCAAAAGTTCAGTTTATACTGAACATAAAGACTGAGGTGCCTAATGCCTCTACG GTGGAATTCTCTATGGCCTGTGCTTTACCATTTAAATATCCAGCTGTTCTCCCAGAAATTACTGTGAG gtcatCGTCAGTAAGCCGCTCTCAACAGATTCTCCTGAACTCTGATCTAAAAACATACTTGATGCAAAACTTCAGTGGCGAGCCCTGCATACTGAGTGCGAGAGAATGGGTTAAAGACCACGCAGCTGCTTACATTGATAAAGATCTTTCATCCTTCTCAATGGCAGCCTCAGATGCCACAAAGTCAGAAGTCACCACATTCACTCGATTGTGGATCTACAGTCATCACATTTAcaacaagcaaaaaagaaagagtatTATTGACTGGGCCAGGGAGCTCTCTCTATCAGGGTTTTGCATGCCAGGGAAACCAGGTGTTGTTTGTGTAGAAGGTTTACAAAGTAGTTGTGAAGAGTTCTGGTCAAG GATAAGAAGATTAACATGGAAAAGAATCCTTATTCGGCACAGAGAAGATGTTTCTTTGGAAGGTGGAGGACATGCTGAGATCCAGAAGCAACGAAAGTTCCCcactttggaagaaaaatgttttgatgcACATGGTGCCCAGGGAAATCATATGGACT
- the RWDD2B gene encoding RWD domain-containing protein 2B isoform X4: protein MTDSCRSQSGTPRVQAEGTAAARQRSESRSGRRVAAAASRSGAVCSRGTAGSPSAQDALCGRRWFDDTPVEFSMACALPFKYPAVLPEITVRSSSVSRSQQILLNSDLKTYLMQNFSGEPCILSAREWVKDHAAAYIDKDLSSFSMAASDATKSEVTTFTRLWIYSHHIYNKQKRKSIIDWARELSLSGFCMPGKPGVVCVEGLQSSCEEFWSRIRRLTWKRILIRHREDVSLEGGGHAEIQKQRKFPTLEEKCFDAHGAQGNHMDLGQLYKFLEEKGCADMFQMYFGVEGHSRG from the exons ATGACCGACAGCTGCCGCAGCCAATCAGGAACCCCGCGAGTCCAGGCCGAAGGGACGGCTGCAGCGCGCCAGCGGAGCGAGTCCCGGTCTGGGAGGAGAGTGGCCGCGGCG GCGTCGCGGAGCGGAGCGGTGTGTTcgaggggcacagcagggtcccCAAGCGCTCAGGACGCCCTGTGTGGAAGGCGTTGGTTTGATGACACACCA GTGGAATTCTCTATGGCCTGTGCTTTACCATTTAAATATCCAGCTGTTCTCCCAGAAATTACTGTGAG gtcatCGTCAGTAAGCCGCTCTCAACAGATTCTCCTGAACTCTGATCTAAAAACATACTTGATGCAAAACTTCAGTGGCGAGCCCTGCATACTGAGTGCGAGAGAATGGGTTAAAGACCACGCAGCTGCTTACATTGATAAAGATCTTTCATCCTTCTCAATGGCAGCCTCAGATGCCACAAAGTCAGAAGTCACCACATTCACTCGATTGTGGATCTACAGTCATCACATTTAcaacaagcaaaaaagaaagagtatTATTGACTGGGCCAGGGAGCTCTCTCTATCAGGGTTTTGCATGCCAGGGAAACCAGGTGTTGTTTGTGTAGAAGGTTTACAAAGTAGTTGTGAAGAGTTCTGGTCAAG GATAAGAAGATTAACATGGAAAAGAATCCTTATTCGGCACAGAGAAGATGTTTCTTTGGAAGGTGGAGGACATGCTGAGATCCAGAAGCAACGAAAGTTCCCcactttggaagaaaaatgttttgatgcACATGGTGCCCAGGGAAATCATATGGACT